One region of Roseovarius faecimaris genomic DNA includes:
- a CDS encoding FMN-binding glutamate synthase family protein, with amino-acid sequence MAKDDKHIPQTLPIMSATFTPEVNAEIRRAAATGIYDIRGGGAKRRVPNFDDLVFLGASVSRYPLEGYRERCDTNVVLGTRYAKNPIEIDIPITIAGMSFGALSGPAKEALGRGASAAGTSTTTGDGGMTPEERGQSSKLVYQYLPSRYGMNPDDLRKADAIEVVVGQGAKPGGGGMLLGQKISDRVAEMRNLPKGIDQRSACRHPDWTGPDDLEIKILELREITNWEKPIYVKVGATRPYYDVTLAVKAGADVVVIDGMQGGTAATQDVFIEHVGIPTLACVREAVRALQDQGMHRKVQLIVSGGIRSGADVAKVLALGADAASIGTAAMIAMGDNDPKWEAEYNKLGTTAGAYDDWHEGRDPTGISTQDPELAARLDPVEAGRRLRNYLKVMTLEAQTLARACGKNHVHNLEPEDLVALTLEAAAMAQVPLAGTNWYPGMPNATF; translated from the coding sequence ATGGCGAAAGATGACAAGCACATTCCGCAAACCTTGCCGATCATGTCGGCCACCTTCACACCGGAGGTGAATGCCGAGATCCGCCGCGCGGCAGCGACGGGGATCTATGACATTCGCGGCGGCGGTGCGAAACGGCGGGTGCCGAATTTCGACGATCTGGTGTTTCTGGGCGCGTCGGTGTCCCGTTACCCGCTGGAAGGCTATCGCGAACGGTGTGACACCAACGTGGTGCTGGGCACGCGCTATGCCAAGAACCCGATCGAGATCGACATCCCGATCACCATCGCGGGGATGAGCTTTGGCGCGCTGAGTGGCCCGGCCAAGGAGGCGCTGGGGCGCGGGGCGTCGGCGGCAGGCACGTCGACCACCACGGGCGATGGCGGGATGACCCCGGAGGAGCGCGGGCAAAGCTCGAAACTGGTCTATCAGTACCTGCCAAGCCGCTACGGGATGAACCCAGATGACCTGCGCAAGGCGGATGCCATTGAGGTGGTCGTGGGGCAGGGCGCGAAGCCCGGCGGCGGCGGTATGCTGCTGGGTCAGAAGATCAGTGACCGCGTGGCGGAGATGCGCAACCTGCCCAAGGGGATCGACCAGCGGTCGGCCTGTCGGCACCCGGACTGGACCGGCCCGGATGACCTTGAGATCAAGATCCTGGAGCTGCGCGAGATCACCAATTGGGAAAAGCCGATTTATGTGAAGGTTGGCGCGACCCGGCCTTACTATGACGTGACGCTGGCGGTGAAAGCCGGGGCCGATGTGGTGGTGATCGACGGCATGCAGGGCGGCACGGCGGCCACGCAGGATGTGTTTATCGAGCATGTGGGCATCCCGACGCTGGCTTGCGTCCGCGAGGCGGTTCGTGCCCTGCAGGATCAGGGCATGCATCGCAAGGTGCAGCTGATTGTCTCGGGCGGGATCCGCTCGGGTGCGGATGTGGCCAAGGTGCTGGCGCTTGGTGCGGATGCGGCCAGCATCGGCACTGCGGCTATGATCGCCATGGGCGACAATGACCCGAAATGGGAGGCCGAGTACAACAAGCTGGGCACCACGGCGGGGGCCTATGACGACTGGCACGAGGGCCGCGACCCGACGGGGATCAGCACCCAGGACCCGGAACTGGCCGCGCGGCTTGACCCGGTGGAAGCGGGTCGGCGGCTGCGCAATTACCTCAAGGTGATGACGCTGGAGGCACAGACGCTGGCGCGTGCCTGCGGCAAGAACCACGTGCACAACCTGGAGCCCGAGGACCTTGTCGCGCTGACGCTGGAGGCCGCTGCCATGGCGCAGGTGCCTTTGGCGGGAACCAACTGGTATCCGGGCATGCCTAACGCTACATTCTGA